GATTTCATTTAAAAGGCTTTCTTCTTATAAATCACCTTGGTTCACTGTACAGTGATTTATTGGCGTTTCCCTCATCATGAACATTTTTAAAGATATTTGTCAGAAAAATCGAATGTAAGGACATCTCTTTTAATAAATTAGATGTAAACGGGCGTAAAAAGACTTTTTAGAAGGAAACTTTCGGAGAATTTCTAAGAATGAGTTCATGTGCTTTTTTATATGAAGGAGGGATTAGATGCTGCATATTGTAGCCTGTATCAAACAAGTGCCTGACACCAAAATTATCAAGCTGAATCCAAAAACAAACACGATGGATCGCAGGACGGCGCCTGCGATATTGAATCCATATGATGCCCATGCAGTAGAGGAGGCGGTGCGTCTTAAGAATCGGTATGGGGGATTCGTATCGGTACTAACAATGGGGCCGCCTCCAGCTGTTACTGCGATTAAAAAGTGCATTGAAATTGGTGCGGATGAGGGCTATTTGATCACGGACCGCCGCTTTGCCGGTGCGGATACATTGGCAACAAGCTATGCCCTCGCAAAGGCACTTGAAAAAATAGCAAAAACGAGGCCTATCGATTTGATTATTTGCGGAAAAATGTCAATCGATGGAGATACAGGGCAAGTCGGACCAGGAATAGCAAGGAGGCTCGATATTCCACCGTTGACTTCTGTGAACAAAATCGTGGAAATCAATCAAGACGAGGGCTATGCCATTGTCCATCGCAAGCTGGAGGACGGGCATGAAGTCGTCCGTTCCACATTGCCGTGTATGTTTTCCGTTGAAAAAACAATCAACGATGTACCGTATTCTTCCCTTCCCAACATGTTAAAGGCTGCCAGATATAACCCTTTCATCTGGTCAGTTGATGACCTGGAGGAGGTAGATATTAAACAGCTTGGTTTGAAAGGATCCCCTACGATTGTCTCCAAAGTATGGGCCCCGCAAAAACCGGCAGGGGGAACGTTCCTTGAAGGCAATCCAAAGGAGCAAGTGGGGCAGCTGCTCACTGTCCTGTTTGAGAAGAAAGAATTGTTTGAAGTGAAGGGGGAAATGTAATTGGATTTCCAAGATTATAAAGGTGTTTGGGTATTTATTGAACAAAAGGATGGAGGGGTAGCTTCTGTATCCCTTGAATTATTGGGTGCCGGAAGAAAGTTGGCAGATAAACGGGGCGTGGAATTGGCGGGTATTTTAATCGGAGAAAATGTTAAGCATTTAACAAAGACCGTTTTTGAATATGGTGCCGATACAGTGTATGTCTATGACCAACCCATCTTTAAACATTACCGGACCGAAACTTTCATGAAGGCGCTGCTGGAGTGCACAGATAAATATAAACCGGAAATTATCTTGTTTGGAGCTACCTCAACGGGTAAAGATCTGGCAAGTGCAGTGGCCACGGATATGCCAACAGGCTTAACGGCTGATACGACGGAGCTGGATGTGGAAGAGGAAACGGGATTACTATTGGCGAGCAGGCCCGCTTTTGGCGGTAATATTATGGCAACCATTTTATGTAAAAAATACCGGCCGCAAATGGCGACAGTTCGCGCTAAAGTCATGAAGGCACTATCTCCGCAATCAGGAAGAACTGGAAAGTTGGTGGAAGAAACCATAGCCCTAAATGAAGAAGATATTCGGACAAAGGTCTTGGAAATTGTCAAGGACACAGTGAAGAAAGTAAGAATTGACGAAGCAGACATCGTGGTTGCCGGAGGAAAAGGATTAGGAAGCTACGAGGGATTTCAGTTAATTCACCAATTGGCGAATACTCTCGGTGGAGCGGTAGGTGCCAGCAGGGATGTAGTGGAAGCAGGCTGGATCGATCATGCACATCAAGTGGGGCAAACAGGTGTGACGGTTACGCCGAAAATATATTTTGCGATCGGAATTTCCGGTGCAATTCAACATGTTGTCGGAATGAAAAATTCCAGTTTAATCATTGCAATTAATAAGGACAAAGAAGCACCCATTTTTCAGACCTGTCACTATGGAATTGTTGGTGATGCTTTTGAAATTGTTCCAGTCCTAATCGAACAATTTGAAAGGGCTTTATCCAGGGAAAAGGTAAGCAGTACCAGCGAATAATAACCTCATAATGGCGAGGCGGCACTGGCTGGAATTTGGCCAACTAACTATTTTAATCAAAGAATTCTAGTTTCGAAAATATGCCTTTCCCTTTTGGAGCTTCAAATACAAAGATTAAAACAAGCATGAAGGCAGTGGATTTCACAATTGAAATTGCACTGCCTTTTTCTCGTTTTATATACAAATATATGTTTAAATATAATAGGAGAATACTAAAGTCAGAATTGGATTTTCTTAAGGAAAAAACTGCAGAAGCAAAATGAAAAATTTGCTAAGTCATTATTTTTTTCTTAAATGTTTTTGCCAAAACAACTAGTAATTTAATATAAAGTTTATTTATTATTAATAATAATGTGTTAATATTTTGAAATATAAAGAACACGGAAACGATTTTACTGGGGGTAATAAAGTGAATAAGACTTTGAAAAAAAATAATATTTTTCAAAAAATCGGGAGAATGCTCAAATTTAATTTCATAAAACTCCTTCGTTCACCAGAAGGAGCAAATAAAGTAGCCTTAGGATTCGCTATTGGGTTCGGACTAGAAATGTTGGTCATTTCAACCGCTGGCCTTATTTACGTTTTATTGATCCCTCTTGTTCGACTATCTAAAGCTTCCCTTCCTGTTTCCATTATCGGGAATTTAATCGGAAAAGTTTCACTTCTTCCTGTTATCCTTTTACCGTTAGCATTAAAAATTGGAAAATTAATCTACCCAGGGAGAGTAAAAATAACGAATCATCTAAGACACTTTTCTATCACTGACTTATTGCATGGTGATTTTCAGGGATTATGGAATCTCCTTTTTGGAGGCATTCATGTGTTAATTGGCATGGTGATTTTAGGAAGTTTACTTGGATTCATATCTTATTTTGTCATTAACTTCATCTATGAAAAAGAAAAAATCAGACGTTTAAAGAAAAGACAGGCAAAATTTGTTTGGTAATTAAAATGCAATAAAGAATAACTAAAAAGAAGTCTGCTGCAAATGAGCAGGCTTCTTTTCTTTATCTTTTCGCAAGCCGTCCAAAAAAGTAAATGATACTTGGTGAGCTTCACACATAAAAAGTAATTTTTCTTTTGAAGCTAAGTATTCTTTCTAAAAATTTTTTATTTTTTTTATTGTTGAATCCGTTATCATGTGATTTAAATCACACCGTCAGTTGAAAGGTTTTTTATAATAAACACTATGCTTGTAGTAATAACTAATATCGTCAAAGGAGAGTGTTTATTATGTTAGATCAAAAAACGATCGATATTGTAAAATCAACGGTTCCGGTGTTGGAACAGAATGGGGAAAAAATTACGACCCGCTTTTATCAGTTAATGTTCGGAGCACATCCTGAACTCCTCAATATTTTTAACCATGCAAACCAAAAACAAGGTCGTCAGCAAAGGGCACTGGCAAGCGCAGTATATGAAGCAGCCAAACACATTGATAATCTTTCTGTTATTCTTCCTGTTGTCAATCAAATTGCCCAAAAACACCGCAGTCTTGGGATTAAACCCGAACATTATCCGATTGTTGGTAAATATCTGATATTGGCCATCAAGGATGTATTGGGAAATGCAGCCACAGACGACATAATTGATGCTTGGACAGAGGCTTATGGAGTCATTGCAGATGCCTTCATTGGGATTGAAGCAGAATTGTACAGTCAAGCAGCCAACCAAAAAGGAGGGTGGGATGGATTCCGTGAATTCATTGTTGATCGCAAAGTGATAGAAAGTGATGTTATTACTTCTTTTTACATAAAACCTGTGGATCAAAAGGAAATTGCATCTTTCCAGCCAGGGCAATATATTAGTATTAAACTGGAAATTTCAGGAGAAACATTTACTCATATTCGTCAATATAGTCTTTCTGATGCTCCTGGTAAAGACTACTATCGAATTAGTGTCAAACTCGAAGCTGGAACACTAAATCCAGACGGCAAGGTATCAAATTACCTGCATGATCATATAAATGAAGGGGATATTGTCAAAGTAAGTGCCCCTGCAGGAGATTTTGTTCTTTCTTTTGATAAAAAAACACCGGTTGTCCTATTAAGCGGAGGCGTTGGTCTTACTCCAATGATGAGTATGTTAAAAACGGTTATTGAGCAGCAACCTGAACGCGATGTTACATTTATTCACGCTGCCAATAACGGCCTCGTTCATGCCTTTAGGGATGAAGTAGATTCGATTGAGAAAAATGAAAACCTAAAATCCTTTGTTTTTTATGCTTCACCAACTGAGGATGATCGACAAAATAATCGTTTTGACGTCGAAGGGTTTGTAACTAAAAATTGGCTCAAAGAGAATGTGTCCATTAATGATTCAGACTTTTATTTCTGTGGCCCGACCCCATTCATGAAGGCAATCTACCTTTCATTAAAAGAATTGGGTGTAGAAGATGATCGAATCCATTTTGAATTCTTCGGACCAAAAGGCAGCCTGGAAGAAGATCAGACGTTAGTGGAAACTGTTTAACCATAAGAAACCGGGTGGTAAACCCGGTTTTTCAATGACCGATAGGAAAGTATAACTTTCCTATCATGCATAAGTACACTAAGAAATGCTTCGTGAGCATTAGCCTCACAGTCGAAAAGCTGTGCTTTTCTTTTGTCTTCGCCCTAACAGGCTCGCAAGTTGGCGAGTTTTCTTTATAATGCTAAGTCTGCTTTAATGACAAAGATAACCTTTAATTGTGAAAAATGTTAAGGCATAAGCGGATAAAAAATTTTTCATTATGGTGATAATCGTGTTATATTTTTTGATCCTCCTAGTACTCTTTGCCTGCGGCGTATATTTAATTTTTTCAAAAAAAATATATATTCATACTTCTACGATGGCAATTGTGATGGCTTTAGGGATTATGACTCAAGGTGTCCTATTAAACTTTTTCGGATTCCGTCGTTTCTTTGGAATAGTTGGAGAGTTTCTTAGTATTATGATCTTAGCTCTATGGGGGTTATTTTCCTTTTCTTTTTTATTGTCATATTTCAATAAAAAATTTAAAACTATCCATTATGAACATCCGATAAACCGTTTTGGGATTGGGACTTGGGTTGCTGGGACATCCATTTGCGGGATCCTTATTTATAAACAATTTATGGAATGGGCTTTTATTTCCCAAATCCTTTTATCTGTAAATATTTTATTATGGGTGATTTATATAGGAGGAAGTGTGCGGGCGTTTTACGAGCTAAATCAAAACCTCCTCTCAAAAAACGTTCATGGAATTCTTTTGTTAACAACAGTTAGTACACAATCCATTGTTTTATTACTAAGTACAGTTGATCAAAATGTCCCTTCAGCAGTGGACATTGTTCTAATTGCAGTTGGAATCTGTTTTTATCTTATTAGCACTTTTTTTATTATTAAGAGATATGTTACAACTGAATCTTGGACGATTAATACAGATTGGAATAATACGAATTGTATTTTGCACGGTGCCTTGTCCATAACTGGATTAGCGTGTGTAGTTTCCCATGTATTAAGCAAACAAGGAGTTGTTCTTATTTGGATTATGGCAGCGATTGTCTTTCTGATTATTGAATCAATTGAATTATATCGGCTATTTAATCGATTAAAACAATATGGAATGAAAAAGGGAATTTTGATTTACGATGTTAGCCAGTGGAGCCGAATTTTTACATTTGGTATGTTTTATACCATAACCTTTCAAAGTGACCCCAAGCCATTTTTTCTAACTTTGACCCGGAAAGTGATTATTACCATTGGGATTTGGCCAATCATCATCCTTGGTATATTTGAACTTTTTCTATGCGTAAAACAGTATAGTAAAACTTATAAAAAACTCCCATTAAACATGTGAACATAGGGGCAGATCTTGTATCACCTATATCCTCCAATACATTTCGGTTCCTAATGGGCACCTTTTAATCAAAATCTCAATTTCGAAAAGGTAAAAAGTCTAACCAGGTTATAGTTGCGGCGGAAGCTCCTTAGCAAATTGTGCGATGCTAGATTAATTGAAAATTAAACTTGTTGGCACTTGCTAAAAGAACCCGCGGAGTTTTACCATAGTTGAGAAAGGATAATAGGCAATGAGCTACATAATTCAAGTATACGTTATATTTAAGGAGTGATGATCATGGCACGTGTATTATTTATTAATGTTGGTTCAGAGGGACACATCAATCCTACTATTGGAGTGGTGCAAGAACTTATTTCACGTGGAGAAGAGGTTGTATACTTTACAATAGAAGCATTTCGGGAGCGTATGGAGAAGACAGGAGCTAGCGTACGAACAATAGACGGTGATAAATTTATAAAAGCCTTTATCTCTGGTGGAAGAAATTATTTATTTGAAAGAATCAACGGTCTTTTGCGTACAGCAGATGTCGTTATACCTGATGTTCTGAAGCAAATTGAAGGAGAACATTTTGATTATATCATTCACGATTCGATGTTTGGTTGTGGATATTTACTTGCACAAATCCTTAAACTTCCGGCCATTAATTCTTGTACTTCTTTTGCGCAGACAAAAGCCTCATTTGAAAATATGTTAGAACGACTTTCTAAAAACATCCCAACAGAAATATACGATGAATTTCAGAAACTGACGGCAATGATAAAGGAAAAATATGATGTGGAGATCGCATCTCCTTACGAAGTATTTTGTAATCCTGCACCAATGACAATCGTTTATACAACTAGGGAGTTTCAACCTTTTGGAGAAACTTTTGATCAAAGTTACAAATTTGTCGGTCCATCCATCTCTTCACGTTTAACACAAGAAGAATTCGACCTTACTGCAATCAAGGGCAGAAGCCCAATTTACATTTCACTAGGTACTGTATTTAATCGGGCAATGGACTTTTATAAGCTTTGTTTTGAAGCATTTGGCAATAGCGATCATACCGTTGTCATGACGATCGGGAAACAAAATCAAATAGCAGATTTGGGGGAGATTCCTCAAAACTTTATTGTAAAAAATTATGTTCCACAAACCGAATTACTAAAATACACGAAATTATTTATCACACATGGCGGAATGAATAGTACTAATGAGGGCCTCTATAACGGGGTTCCGTTAATTGTCATTCCGCAAAGTGCAGATCAGCCGATGATTGCTCAACGAGTTTCCCATATTGGAGCAGGAATTCAATTAAATATGCAAAGCCTGACAGCTGAACAACTCCGTGAAACTGCAGAACAAATACTGAACAATCAGTCTTTCCTAAAAGCAGTTGGCGATATTAGCCAATCCTTTCAACAATCTGGGGGGTATCAGCAAGCTGTTGAAGAGATTTTCGAATTTAAAAGTAAAAATGATATTTAAATTTTCAAGCTGACATTAGCAGTGGTGGTTACGACAGCTCCTATTATGAATTTTGTACGAAAAAAACGGACTGTGGTCTGATCTGTGAATCCAAAAAGTTAGACACGAATTTTAGGCAGTTCCCTGGGCATGAGTACGGTATTGAAGACTCATGCCTTTTCATTTGACCATAGGGTAACACAGACTTTTAAGATATCGATCAGTTTATATCTCCAACGAATAAAAACAGTCAGTCACCAGTTTGCCACCGATTTGAGTACTATCAGGCACCATTTTATCTAAACTCATTCCAGCCTTCTCTAAAACACGGCGTGATCCGATATGCTCTTCAGAACAAACAGCAATAAATTTTTTGAATCCTATATTATCTACGGAAAAATCAATGATGCTTTTAAGTGCTTCGGTAGCATACCCCTGGCCATTGTATTCTTCAAGTATGATAAAACCAACTTCCGCAGTAAGTTTCTCAAGGTTGCGGGTGCAAATGCTAATTAACCCAACATTATTATCACCTAAGGAATTTTCATGGATGATCCATGTTAGCCAATGGGGGGAATCGATGCTCCACGGAGCGAGCTCGTTTTCAAAGTTACGGCGGATTTCTTCCTCACTCATCACATCCCGGATGTGTTTCATAAGGTTCGGGTTGGAATAGATCGAGTGGATTAGTTCCCAATCGTGTAATGCCAGTCTTGTAAAAGTAAGGCGCGCGCTAAAGATTTGTTTGTCCATATAATCCTCCTTTGGGGATAGTAGCGTTTTCGATAGGATGGATCCTGCGGATTGACTGTAAAGTGGTTACTAGATGGACCTTGCTAAGAAAATTATATCTGTTATCCTCCCAAATTTATACTGAATTTTATATTCTAACGAACACTAGAATTGATCAACGATAGAGTGGATGAAGGCCATTTTGTTGGCTCCGAAAGCGTGGGGTGTCCTTCAAAGGTTGGATGAAG
Above is a genomic segment from Neobacillus endophyticus containing:
- a CDS encoding electron transfer flavoprotein subunit beta/FixA family protein → MLHIVACIKQVPDTKIIKLNPKTNTMDRRTAPAILNPYDAHAVEEAVRLKNRYGGFVSVLTMGPPPAVTAIKKCIEIGADEGYLITDRRFAGADTLATSYALAKALEKIAKTRPIDLIICGKMSIDGDTGQVGPGIARRLDIPPLTSVNKIVEINQDEGYAIVHRKLEDGHEVVRSTLPCMFSVEKTINDVPYSSLPNMLKAARYNPFIWSVDDLEEVDIKQLGLKGSPTIVSKVWAPQKPAGGTFLEGNPKEQVGQLLTVLFEKKELFEVKGEM
- a CDS encoding electron transfer flavoprotein subunit alpha/FixB family protein, with product MDFQDYKGVWVFIEQKDGGVASVSLELLGAGRKLADKRGVELAGILIGENVKHLTKTVFEYGADTVYVYDQPIFKHYRTETFMKALLECTDKYKPEIILFGATSTGKDLASAVATDMPTGLTADTTELDVEEETGLLLASRPAFGGNIMATILCKKYRPQMATVRAKVMKALSPQSGRTGKLVEETIALNEEDIRTKVLEIVKDTVKKVRIDEADIVVAGGKGLGSYEGFQLIHQLANTLGGAVGASRDVVEAGWIDHAHQVGQTGVTVTPKIYFAIGISGAIQHVVGMKNSSLIIAINKDKEAPIFQTCHYGIVGDAFEIVPVLIEQFERALSREKVSSTSE
- a CDS encoding DUF2062 domain-containing protein, yielding MLKFNFIKLLRSPEGANKVALGFAIGFGLEMLVISTAGLIYVLLIPLVRLSKASLPVSIIGNLIGKVSLLPVILLPLALKIGKLIYPGRVKITNHLRHFSITDLLHGDFQGLWNLLFGGIHVLIGMVILGSLLGFISYFVINFIYEKEKIRRLKKRQAKFVW
- the hmpA gene encoding NO-inducible flavohemoprotein is translated as MLDQKTIDIVKSTVPVLEQNGEKITTRFYQLMFGAHPELLNIFNHANQKQGRQQRALASAVYEAAKHIDNLSVILPVVNQIAQKHRSLGIKPEHYPIVGKYLILAIKDVLGNAATDDIIDAWTEAYGVIADAFIGIEAELYSQAANQKGGWDGFREFIVDRKVIESDVITSFYIKPVDQKEIASFQPGQYISIKLEISGETFTHIRQYSLSDAPGKDYYRISVKLEAGTLNPDGKVSNYLHDHINEGDIVKVSAPAGDFVLSFDKKTPVVLLSGGVGLTPMMSMLKTVIEQQPERDVTFIHAANNGLVHAFRDEVDSIEKNENLKSFVFYASPTEDDRQNNRFDVEGFVTKNWLKENVSINDSDFYFCGPTPFMKAIYLSLKELGVEDDRIHFEFFGPKGSLEEDQTLVETV
- a CDS encoding macrolide family glycosyltransferase, with amino-acid sequence MARVLFINVGSEGHINPTIGVVQELISRGEEVVYFTIEAFRERMEKTGASVRTIDGDKFIKAFISGGRNYLFERINGLLRTADVVIPDVLKQIEGEHFDYIIHDSMFGCGYLLAQILKLPAINSCTSFAQTKASFENMLERLSKNIPTEIYDEFQKLTAMIKEKYDVEIASPYEVFCNPAPMTIVYTTREFQPFGETFDQSYKFVGPSISSRLTQEEFDLTAIKGRSPIYISLGTVFNRAMDFYKLCFEAFGNSDHTVVMTIGKQNQIADLGEIPQNFIVKNYVPQTELLKYTKLFITHGGMNSTNEGLYNGVPLIVIPQSADQPMIAQRVSHIGAGIQLNMQSLTAEQLRETAEQILNNQSFLKAVGDISQSFQQSGGYQQAVEEIFEFKSKNDI
- a CDS encoding GNAT family N-acetyltransferase; the protein is MDKQIFSARLTFTRLALHDWELIHSIYSNPNLMKHIRDVMSEEEIRRNFENELAPWSIDSPHWLTWIIHENSLGDNNVGLISICTRNLEKLTAEVGFIILEEYNGQGYATEALKSIIDFSVDNIGFKKFIAVCSEEHIGSRRVLEKAGMSLDKMVPDSTQIGGKLVTDCFYSLEI